Proteins found in one Oncorhynchus gorbuscha isolate QuinsamMale2020 ecotype Even-year linkage group LG15, OgorEven_v1.0, whole genome shotgun sequence genomic segment:
- the LOC123997811 gene encoding transmembrane protein 79-like encodes MSEILRSNLELLEDSPSKTSGVTAEPQPPTWGAEGEKVIEELEKGREGVMVEEDEMVSSAKLEPTTLQWPGDRDVEKATKNGSALTVKEDKGRGKGDDPEGERRSVHSMCNSLQEGGGRMESERRLGLGVERMRTGEEWMEREVQHPGLCKRGKKVQVEIEVEDGMNSLPEKAAQVFNPSVTILHSCSAPTSPREREPFWDLDAEKNLLLVPQGTPHDGYYHDWPVEAGSSKYGCDCANRDALKVGVSVFTAALIFPLLVWGGYVFLPFDAPLLDSAPLRLVYTLRCSVFAVVPIILGWLVLGVSRMRLGNVKPLCEVEAREVGVHRRYVDDSVTLFLLYFLQLAVMAPYLSQDLLKLVPLLTIIFAFGRLMYWVAAALGSSVRGFGFGLSFLPTVAMLGANLYFIFTMDAGGTIFDQDVVHQQDQPPASRQRFWG; translated from the exons ATGTCTGAGATCCTACGGTCAAACCTGGAGCTGCTAGAAGACAGCCCCTCCAAAACCAGCGGGGTGACTGCTGAACCCCAACCCCCAACAtggggggcagagggggagaaGGTGATTGAAGAATTGgaaaagggaagggagggagtgatggtgGAGGAAGACGAAATGGTTAGCTCTGCTAAATTGGAGCCTACCACTCTGCAATGGCCGGGTGACAGGGATGTAGAGAAAGCAACAAAGAACGGAAGTGCATTGACTGTGAAAGAAGATAagggaaggggaaagggagatgaccctgagggagagaggagaagcgtGCACTCCATGTGCAACTCTCTTCAAGAAGGAGGAGGccggatggagagcgagagaaggcTGGGTTTGGGCGTGGAGAGAATGAGAACGGGGGaagaatggatggagagagaggtgcagCACCCAGGGCTGTgtaagagagggaagaaggtgcaggtagagatagaggtggaAGATGGTATGAACTCTTTGCCTGAGAAGGCAGCACAGGTCTTCAACCCATCTGTCACCATCTTACACTCCTGTAGTGCTCCGACATCTCCCAGAGAAAGGGAGCCATTCTGGGATTTGGATGCAGAGAAGAATCTCCTCCTAGTTCCCCAGGGAACCCCACATGATGGCTACTACCACGACTGGCCAGTGGAGGCGGGGTCCTCAAAAT atGGGTGTGACTGTGCCAACCGGGATGCTCTCAAAGTGGGGGTGTCTGTGTTCACTGCAGCTCTAATTTTCCCCCTCCTAGTGTGGGGGGGTTATGTCTTCCTGCCTTTTGATGCCCCACTGCTGGACAGTGCCCCCCTCAGGCTGGTCTACACACTGCGCTGCTCTGTCTTCGCTGTGGTGCCCATCATACTGG GCTGGTTGGTGCTGGGTGTCTCCAGGATGCGGTTGGGGAATGTGAAGCCGCTGTGTGAGGTGGAGGCCAGGGAGGTGGGTGTGCACCGGCGCTATGTGGATGACTCCGTCACCCTCTTCCTGCTCTACTTCCTGCAGCTGGCCGTAATGGCGCCCTACCTGAGCCAGGACCTGCTCAAACTGGTGCCCTTGCTCACTATCATCTTCGCCTTTGGCAG GCTGATGTACTGGGTGGCAGCTGCACTGGGCAGCAGTGTTCGGGGCTTTGGCTTCGGTCTGTCCTTCCTGCCCACCGTGGCCATGCTGGGTGCCAATCTCTACTTCATCTTCACCATGGACGCTGGGGGCACCATCTTCGACCAGGATGTGGTTCACCAACAAGACCAACCCCCAGCCTCCCGCCAGAGGTTCTGGGGATAG